In Persephonella sp. IF05-L8, the following are encoded in one genomic region:
- the atpC gene encoding ATP synthase F1 subunit epsilon translates to MYQLEVVTPKGIVFQGEVEQTVINTSDGEIGVLENHMLLLTNVVPGKLRIERENEEPIEFAVTYGNIDVRGDRVIVLVEEAFGLEEINVEQEKQILEEAKAKLEQKETLSLEEIEHYEKLRERAEVLLELAGVKVR, encoded by the coding sequence ATGTATCAACTGGAAGTTGTAACTCCAAAAGGAATAGTTTTTCAAGGAGAGGTTGAACAGACAGTTATAAACACATCAGATGGAGAGATTGGTGTTTTAGAAAATCATATGCTTCTTTTAACAAATGTTGTTCCAGGAAAATTAAGAATAGAAAGGGAAAATGAAGAGCCAATAGAATTTGCAGTTACTTATGGAAATATTGATGTTAGAGGCGATAGGGTTATCGTTTTGGTAGAAGAAGCATTTGGACTTGAAGAAATAAATGTTGAACAGGAAAAACAAATTCTTGAGGAAGCAAAAGCAAAATTAGAACAAAAAGAAACACTTTCCCTTGAAGAAATAGAGCATTACGAAAAACTTAGAGAAAGAGCAGAAGTATTACTTGAGCTTGCAGGTGTAAAAGTCAGATAA
- the elbB gene encoding isoprenoid biosynthesis glyoxalase ElbB codes for MKVGVLLAGCGVFDGAEIHEATLTLYFLDKEGVEIVCMAPNIPQKEVINHLTGDKMDETRNVLVEAARIARGNIKDINEVSADDIDALIMPGGYGVAKNFSNFLEKGAEADVIPEVKRLLVEMFEKGKPIGAVCISPVIVAAALREAKAKLTIGSDEDVAKAIEAMGQQHLVCPVSEALVDEEHKIVSTPAYMEGKTIKDVAEGIEKLVKEVLRLARK; via the coding sequence ATGAAAGTAGGAGTATTACTTGCAGGATGTGGTGTGTTTGATGGTGCTGAAATACATGAGGCAACACTCACACTTTATTTCTTAGATAAAGAAGGTGTAGAAATTGTATGTATGGCACCTAATATTCCACAAAAAGAGGTTATTAATCACCTTACCGGCGATAAAATGGATGAAACAAGGAATGTTCTTGTTGAAGCTGCCAGAATAGCAAGGGGAAATATTAAGGATATTAATGAGGTATCTGCTGATGATATTGATGCACTTATAATGCCTGGTGGATATGGAGTTGCCAAAAACTTCTCAAACTTCCTGGAAAAAGGAGCAGAGGCAGATGTTATTCCAGAAGTAAAAAGACTTCTTGTTGAGATGTTTGAAAAAGGAAAACCAATAGGTGCAGTGTGTATTTCTCCTGTTATTGTTGCGGCGGCATTAAGGGAAGCTAAAGCAAAACTGACAATTGGTAGCGACGAAGATGTAGCAAAGGCTATTGAAGCAATGGGACAGCAACATCTGGTATGCCCGGTATCAGAAGCACTTGTTGATGAGGAGCACAAGATAGTATCTACTCCAGCATACATGGAAGGAAAAACAATAAAAGATGTTGCTGAAGGTATAGAAAAATTAGTTAAAGAAGTCCTCAGACTTGCCAGAAAATAA
- the dcd gene encoding dCTP deaminase: MILKAKQIKELIDIGSIDIDPFDEELQLQPSSIDLRISDRFYRFPKELEPELQILDPKNPYLNILEKDYISDKGIVVEPKRFFLVDCMEYISVPDNIAIFIQPKYRLTRLGLQLLNTGWMEHGFEGNITLCLYNTNEFPIRIFAGMSLIHIFLEKS, encoded by the coding sequence ATGATTTTAAAAGCTAAGCAGATTAAAGAATTAATAGATATCGGTTCTATTGATATAGACCCCTTTGATGAGGAGCTGCAGTTGCAGCCCTCGTCCATTGATTTAAGAATATCTGACAGATTTTACAGGTTCCCAAAGGAGCTTGAGCCGGAATTACAAATCCTTGACCCTAAAAATCCATATCTGAATATTCTGGAAAAAGATTACATATCTGACAAAGGTATAGTAGTTGAGCCTAAAAGATTTTTCCTTGTGGATTGTATGGAATATATATCTGTGCCTGATAATATTGCAATTTTCATTCAGCCAAAATACAGGCTTACAAGACTTGGACTGCAGCTTTTGAATACAGGCTGGATGGAACATGGATTTGAAGGGAATATAACACTGTGTCTTTATAACACAAATGAATTTCCTATAAGGATTTTTGCAGGAATGTCTCTCATTCATATTTTCCTTGAAAAATCTTAG
- a CDS encoding homoserine dehydrogenase, whose translation MKQVNVGIVGYGVVGNGVAKILEEKKELLRKKSGVEINLKKVFTRNWNKQFAFPLKDNQKANSLEELLNDEDIQIIVELTGGIDFPYKLFVEAINKNKHIVTANKALLAEKGKDIFLKAEEKGIRIGFEAAVAGGIPIIRALREGLVANKIEKIYGILNGTTNYILTEMFKKGRDFKSVLKEAQELGYAEADPTLDINGTDAAHKIAILASLSFGGFVDFSGVYIEGIEDIDTLDISLGRELGYTLKLLAIAKSHNGEVEVRVHPTFLPSEHPLAKVDGVFNAVMVEGDSVGETMFYGKGAGSLPTASSVVSDIVDIAKSIALGVGREIEITSMNWEHKDLSITKADDFYTRYYLRFTVPDITGILAKVAAVFAKYNISIAAVIQKEKVLSLTEKENDKVVPLVILTHTASENNIQKAIKEIEAQNIIRRKTVIIRVEDEEQ comes from the coding sequence TTGAAACAGGTAAATGTAGGAATTGTAGGTTATGGAGTTGTTGGTAATGGCGTTGCTAAAATTCTTGAAGAAAAAAAGGAATTATTACGTAAAAAGTCCGGCGTTGAGATAAATCTAAAAAAAGTTTTCACAAGAAACTGGAATAAACAGTTTGCATTTCCCTTAAAAGACAATCAAAAGGCAAACTCCCTTGAAGAGCTGCTTAATGATGAAGATATACAGATTATTGTTGAACTTACAGGGGGAATAGACTTTCCTTATAAGCTTTTTGTGGAAGCTATAAATAAAAACAAGCATATTGTAACGGCAAATAAGGCACTTCTTGCAGAGAAAGGGAAAGATATATTCCTGAAGGCAGAGGAAAAAGGCATTCGTATAGGATTTGAAGCAGCTGTAGCAGGTGGTATTCCTATCATAAGGGCACTAAGGGAAGGTCTTGTCGCCAATAAAATTGAGAAAATCTATGGAATTCTCAACGGAACTACAAACTACATCCTCACCGAGATGTTTAAAAAAGGCAGAGATTTCAAATCTGTTTTAAAAGAAGCACAGGAGCTTGGTTATGCAGAAGCAGACCCTACTCTTGATATAAACGGAACAGATGCAGCCCACAAAATAGCTATTCTTGCCTCTCTTTCTTTTGGAGGATTTGTTGATTTTTCTGGGGTTTACATTGAAGGAATAGAGGATATAGATACCCTTGATATATCCCTGGGAAGAGAGCTTGGATATACCCTGAAACTCCTTGCTATAGCAAAATCCCATAACGGTGAGGTTGAAGTTAGAGTTCATCCAACATTTCTGCCGTCTGAACATCCACTTGCAAAAGTTGATGGTGTGTTTAATGCGGTTATGGTTGAAGGGGATAGTGTAGGGGAAACAATGTTCTACGGTAAAGGGGCAGGTAGCCTGCCAACAGCCAGCTCAGTGGTAAGCGATATTGTTGATATAGCAAAAAGCATTGCCCTTGGAGTTGGTAGAGAGATAGAAATTACATCTATGAACTGGGAGCACAAAGACCTTTCAATTACCAAGGCAGATGATTTTTATACAAGATACTACCTTAGATTTACTGTTCCAGATATAACAGGAATTCTTGCGAAAGTAGCTGCAGTTTTTGCCAAATACAACATAAGCATTGCAGCAGTAATCCAAAAAGAAAAAGTTCTATCCTTAACAGAAAAAGAAAATGACAAAGTGGTTCCTCTGGTAATTCTTACACATACAGCTTCAGAAAATAATATCCAGAAAGCAATCAAAGAGATAGAAGCCCAAAATATAATTAGAAGGAAGACTGTAATAATCAGGGTTGAAGATGAAGAGCAATGA
- a CDS encoding DASS family sodium-coupled anion symporter, with the protein MSLSKLSYYRKEIGLILAPLVAAIIYITPMDLSRDAHIVFAIMGFCLVFWLTEVIPLSMTALLGVTVAVILGVVNIKQAFLSLGHPVILLFIGSFLIAQAMTKHGLDRRFALNLLSKDFFIKSPIRLIAGFSLIAFLLSMWVSNTATTAMLLPLVLGIINMFKSKKIKDINGFAVFALLSVAYAASIGGATTLIGTPTNLIGAGFLKEAGYDVDFLKWFLLAAPITILSYLAMLIYIKFHIRNFSFEPEKIKQLIHSEKKTLPRVSLGEKNTIFVFFLAAFLWILPGLANLLGNQELYKFLKAHIPEAVVALIAGFLLFLLPARKGEGTLTARDLRELDWDTILLFGGGIALGKLIIKTGLAAYIGKHVAAVVSPEMTVLFIFILIISMIFLTEISSNTATVITFAPILIGILKEMNIDLFYPIFGIIIAASYAFMLPIATPPNAIIYGSRVIPINKMVKVGFFMNIIGSVIITIFILMYMK; encoded by the coding sequence ATGAGCCTGTCTAAGCTAAGCTATTATAGAAAAGAAATAGGTCTTATATTAGCGCCTCTTGTTGCTGCAATTATATACATAACCCCTATGGATTTGTCCCGAGATGCCCATATTGTCTTTGCTATAATGGGTTTTTGTCTTGTGTTCTGGCTTACAGAGGTTATTCCCCTTTCAATGACAGCCCTTCTTGGTGTTACTGTTGCCGTTATCCTTGGAGTAGTTAACATAAAACAGGCATTTCTCAGCCTTGGACATCCTGTTATCCTTCTGTTTATCGGTAGTTTCCTGATTGCCCAAGCAATGACCAAACATGGATTAGACAGGAGATTTGCCCTCAATCTGCTTTCAAAAGATTTTTTCATAAAAAGTCCTATCAGGCTAATTGCTGGTTTTTCATTAATTGCCTTTTTACTCTCAATGTGGGTCAGTAATACTGCAACAACAGCAATGCTACTGCCTCTTGTTCTGGGAATAATAAATATGTTTAAGTCCAAAAAGATTAAAGATATCAATGGATTTGCTGTTTTCGCCTTACTTTCTGTTGCCTATGCTGCATCAATAGGTGGAGCAACTACTTTAATTGGGACACCTACTAATCTGATAGGTGCAGGATTTCTAAAAGAAGCTGGTTATGATGTTGATTTTTTAAAATGGTTTTTACTGGCTGCTCCAATTACAATTCTCAGTTATTTGGCAATGCTCATTTATATAAAATTCCATATAAGAAATTTCAGTTTTGAACCGGAAAAAATAAAACAGCTTATCCATTCTGAGAAAAAAACACTTCCAAGGGTTTCTCTGGGGGAGAAAAATACTATTTTTGTCTTTTTTCTTGCTGCATTTTTATGGATATTACCGGGGCTTGCAAACCTACTTGGCAATCAGGAATTATACAAATTTCTGAAAGCACATATACCTGAGGCTGTTGTGGCTTTAATAGCAGGATTTTTATTATTCCTCTTGCCTGCAAGAAAAGGGGAAGGAACATTAACAGCAAGAGATTTAAGGGAACTTGACTGGGATACAATACTGCTATTTGGTGGAGGTATTGCCCTTGGAAAATTAATTATAAAAACAGGACTTGCAGCCTATATTGGAAAACATGTTGCAGCTGTTGTGTCTCCTGAAATGACAGTGCTTTTTATATTTATTCTTATCATTTCAATGATTTTCCTTACAGAAATAAGTTCAAATACAGCAACAGTGATTACATTTGCCCCCATCCTGATAGGTATCTTAAAAGAAATGAATATAGACCTTTTTTACCCAATTTTTGGTATTATAATTGCTGCAAGTTATGCTTTTATGTTGCCAATAGCCACTCCCCCAAACGCAATTATTTATGGAAGCCGTGTTATTCCCATTAATAAGATGGTAAAAGTAGGGTTCTTTATGAATATAATTGGTTCGGTTATAATAACTATTTTCATATTAATGTATATGAAATAA
- a CDS encoding NUDIX hydrolase, with product METKWEFSAGGVVYRKNEEGKLEILLIRVKNRWSFPKGNIERGEPRDQAALREVKEETGVDAEIVEYLGEVDYWYSMELSRIHKFVYYYLMKYVGGDIVPQKEEIDEAKFVPFEEVENMLTYPTDKKIFERAVKVLKKLGEI from the coding sequence ATGGAAACAAAATGGGAATTTTCTGCAGGCGGAGTAGTTTACAGAAAAAATGAGGAAGGTAAACTTGAAATTCTTCTAATTAGAGTAAAAAACAGATGGAGTTTTCCAAAAGGAAACATTGAAAGGGGAGAACCAAGAGACCAGGCAGCCCTTAGAGAAGTAAAAGAGGAAACAGGAGTTGATGCAGAAATAGTTGAATACCTTGGAGAAGTAGATTACTGGTATAGCATGGAGCTATCCAGAATTCATAAATTTGTTTATTACTACCTTATGAAATATGTAGGCGGCGATATTGTTCCTCAAAAAGAAGAGATAGATGAAGCCAAATTTGTTCCATTTGAGGAAGTTGAAAATATGCTTACATATCCCACGGACAAAAAAATATTTGAAAGAGCAGTAAAGGTATTGAAAAAATTAGGCGAGATTTAA
- a CDS encoding lysophospholipid acyltransferase family protein: MSYLLASSFFSVLKKLDREKALKTGKAIGNLFWNLGYRKDVILKNLDIAFPEKDKNWKLQTGKASLQNIGKVLAEFPKIPEYKKSGQLSQIYQIVEGKEYLQEKGAKILTSAHIGNWELGGACMALEINNLISLAYRMRNEKLNNLITSIRQEAGIKIIFHDQPLKDFIKAIREGKTISFLVDQNALRHRGVFVDFFGLPASTVTFPAKLAVKFKLPIYFAYGVYDRNSNRLNIFIKKIDFSPTGNEEEDIRNLTALYTKEVEKAARQYPDQYFWVHKRWKTRPEGEPENIY, from the coding sequence ATGTCCTATCTTCTTGCCTCTTCTTTTTTTTCTGTTTTAAAAAAATTAGATAGAGAAAAAGCATTAAAAACCGGCAAAGCTATAGGAAATTTATTCTGGAATTTAGGATATAGAAAAGACGTCATTCTAAAAAATCTTGATATAGCCTTTCCTGAAAAAGATAAAAACTGGAAACTACAAACAGGGAAGGCTTCTCTCCAGAACATCGGAAAAGTATTAGCCGAATTCCCCAAAATCCCAGAATACAAAAAATCAGGTCAGTTATCCCAAATTTATCAGATAGTTGAAGGAAAAGAATATCTACAGGAAAAAGGAGCAAAGATATTAACATCTGCACATATTGGGAATTGGGAATTAGGTGGAGCCTGTATGGCATTAGAAATTAATAATCTTATTTCCCTCGCATATAGAATGAGAAATGAGAAACTAAATAATCTTATAACCTCAATAAGACAGGAAGCCGGAATTAAAATAATATTTCATGACCAGCCTTTAAAGGACTTTATAAAGGCTATTAGAGAAGGGAAAACTATTTCCTTTCTTGTTGACCAGAATGCCTTAAGACATAGAGGCGTATTTGTTGATTTTTTTGGACTTCCAGCATCAACGGTCACATTTCCGGCAAAATTAGCTGTCAAATTCAAACTCCCTATCTATTTTGCATACGGAGTATATGATAGAAATTCAAATAGATTGAATATATTTATTAAAAAAATAGATTTTTCTCCAACTGGAAATGAAGAAGAAGATATCAGAAATCTAACTGCCCTTTATACTAAAGAAGTTGAAAAAGCAGCACGGCAGTATCCAGACCAGTATTTCTGGGTTCACAAAAGATGGAAAACCAGACCAGAAGGAGAACCTGAAAATATTTATTGA